In Oryzihumus leptocrescens, the following are encoded in one genomic region:
- a CDS encoding phospho-sugar mutase: protein MTYLARHGRGDDTPATPGSEVAELVEAATAWRDDDPDTTTRTELDGVLAAVRDGDTAAAADLADRFAGMLEFGTAGLRGALGAGPNRMNRSVVIRAAAGLTAYLQQREESPLVVVGFDARHNSDVFAADTAAVVTAAGGRAMVLPRPLPTPVLAFAVRHLGAAAGVMVTASHNPPQDNGYKVYLGDGSQIVPPADADIATQIARVDTVASVPRADSGWTTLGDEVLEAYLDATAAVVAADSPRDVDVVHTALHGVGSDVVLAAFERAGFRAPHVVGSQAAPDPAFPTVSFPNPEEPGAIDAALELARRVRPDVVLANDPDADRCAVAVPDPAAVTDENPTGWRMLRGDEVGALLGAHVLERGVGAEAVFANSIVSSRLLAAMAHAAGLRHEETLTGFKWISRVPGLRYGYEEALGYCVDPETVRDKDGVSAALMVAEMAAMLKAQGRSLLDVLDDLAVAHGVHATDSFSVRVADLSLIGTVMQRLREAPPTEVAGVAVERADDLAAGSEQLPPTDGLRYYLADGSRVIVRPSGTEPKLKVYLEAVVPVDGPDGLGEARAEAGRRLASVRAAMEQHTSV, encoded by the coding sequence ATGACGTATCTCGCGCGGCACGGCCGCGGGGACGACACCCCGGCCACCCCGGGGAGCGAGGTCGCCGAGCTCGTCGAGGCCGCCACCGCGTGGCGTGACGACGACCCCGACACGACGACCCGCACCGAGCTCGACGGCGTCCTGGCCGCGGTGCGAGACGGCGACACCGCCGCGGCCGCCGACCTGGCCGACCGGTTCGCCGGGATGCTGGAGTTCGGCACCGCCGGGCTGCGCGGCGCGCTCGGCGCCGGGCCCAACCGGATGAACCGCAGCGTGGTGATCCGCGCAGCTGCCGGCCTCACGGCATACCTGCAGCAGCGCGAGGAGAGCCCGCTGGTCGTGGTGGGCTTCGACGCGCGGCACAACTCCGACGTGTTCGCGGCCGACACCGCGGCCGTGGTGACCGCGGCCGGCGGGCGGGCGATGGTGCTGCCGCGGCCGCTGCCGACCCCGGTGCTCGCGTTCGCGGTGCGCCACCTCGGCGCCGCGGCCGGTGTCATGGTCACCGCCAGCCACAACCCGCCGCAGGACAACGGCTACAAGGTCTACCTCGGTGACGGCAGCCAGATCGTGCCGCCGGCCGACGCCGACATCGCCACCCAGATCGCCCGGGTCGACACGGTGGCCTCGGTGCCGCGCGCGGACTCCGGCTGGACCACGCTCGGGGACGAGGTGCTCGAGGCCTACCTCGACGCGACCGCCGCCGTCGTCGCCGCGGACAGCCCGCGCGACGTGGACGTCGTCCACACCGCCCTGCACGGGGTGGGCAGCGACGTGGTGCTCGCCGCGTTCGAGCGGGCCGGCTTCCGCGCACCGCACGTCGTCGGCAGCCAGGCGGCGCCGGACCCGGCGTTCCCGACCGTCTCCTTCCCCAACCCGGAGGAGCCCGGCGCGATCGACGCCGCCCTCGAGCTGGCCCGCCGGGTGCGCCCGGACGTGGTGCTGGCCAACGACCCGGACGCCGACCGGTGCGCCGTCGCCGTGCCCGACCCGGCCGCGGTGACCGACGAGAACCCCACGGGCTGGCGGATGCTGCGCGGCGACGAGGTGGGGGCCCTGCTCGGCGCCCACGTGCTCGAGCGCGGGGTCGGTGCCGAGGCGGTGTTCGCCAACTCGATCGTGTCCTCGCGGCTGCTCGCGGCCATGGCCCATGCGGCCGGGCTGCGGCACGAGGAGACGCTCACCGGGTTCAAGTGGATCTCCCGGGTGCCGGGGCTGCGCTACGGCTACGAGGAGGCCCTCGGCTACTGCGTCGACCCGGAGACCGTGCGCGACAAGGACGGGGTCAGCGCCGCGCTGATGGTGGCCGAGATGGCCGCGATGCTCAAGGCCCAGGGCCGCTCCCTGCTCGACGTGCTGGACGACCTGGCGGTCGCGCACGGCGTGCACGCGACCGACTCGTTCTCGGTGCGGGTGGCTGACCTGTCGCTCATCGGCACCGTGATGCAGCGGCTGCGCGAGGCACCGCCGACCGAGGTCGCCGGGGTCGCGGTCGAGCGGGCCGACGACCTGGCGGCCGGCTCGGAGCAGCTGCCGCCGACCGACGGGCTGCGCTACTACCTGGCCGACGGCAGCCGGGTGATCGTCCGACCCAGCGGGACCGAGCCCAAGCTCAAGGTCTACCTCGAGGCGGTCGTGCCGGTGGACGGCCCCGACGGGCTGGGAGAGGCGCGGGCCGAGGCCGGGCGACGCCTGGCGTCGGTCCGGGCCGCGATGGAGCAGCACACCTCCGTCTGA
- a CDS encoding purine-nucleoside phosphorylase has translation MTETTPRALDLSDPATDPFEVARAAAAVIAERTGVAQHDVALVLGSGWGQTGDLIGETLATIDNADVPGFAKAAVAGHSGVMRSVAIGDTGRRALVYGTRTHFYEGKGVRSVVHAVRTAAAAGCRTIVLTNGCGGLNPAWRPGTPVLIRDHINLTAHSPIEGANFVDLTDLYSPRLRDLAREVDADLDEGVYVQFRGPHYETPAEVQMAKVIGGDLVGMSTSLEAIAARQAGLEVLGISLVTNLAAGISDQPLDHAEVLEAGKAAAERCGRLLAAVVAKI, from the coding sequence GTGACTGAGACCACACCCCGCGCCCTCGACCTGTCCGACCCCGCCACCGACCCCTTCGAGGTGGCCCGGGCTGCTGCGGCGGTCATCGCCGAGCGGACCGGTGTGGCGCAGCACGACGTGGCGCTGGTGCTCGGCTCGGGCTGGGGCCAGACCGGTGACCTCATCGGCGAGACGCTGGCGACCATCGACAACGCCGACGTGCCGGGCTTCGCCAAGGCCGCGGTGGCCGGCCACTCCGGCGTCATGCGCTCGGTCGCCATCGGTGACACCGGCCGCCGGGCCCTGGTCTACGGCACCCGCACCCACTTCTACGAGGGCAAGGGCGTGCGCTCGGTCGTGCACGCGGTGCGCACCGCCGCCGCGGCCGGCTGCCGCACGATCGTCCTGACCAACGGCTGTGGCGGGCTCAACCCCGCCTGGCGCCCCGGCACCCCGGTCCTCATCCGCGACCACATCAACCTGACCGCGCACTCCCCCATCGAGGGCGCGAACTTCGTCGACCTGACCGACCTGTACTCCCCGCGCCTGCGAGACCTGGCCCGCGAGGTCGACGCCGACCTCGACGAGGGCGTCTACGTGCAGTTCCGCGGCCCGCACTACGAGACCCCGGCCGAGGTGCAGATGGCCAAGGTCATCGGCGGTGACCTCGTCGGCATGTCCACGAGCCTGGAGGCCATTGCCGCCCGTCAGGCCGGTCTGGAGGTGCTCGGCATCTCCCTGGTCACCAACCTCGCCGCCGGCATCTCCGACCAGCCGCTGGACCACGCCGAGGTGCTCGAGGCCGGCAAGGCCGCCGCCGAGCGCTGCGGCCGCCTCCTCGCCGCCGTGGTCGCGAAGATCTGA
- a CDS encoding polysaccharide deacetylase family protein codes for MTDDEQPSQTPTGPGRRTALVSFAAVLGAAACAPARQDRSAGPTASASPSTSTARPAGPSPTASTSATSGPAPQPAIARTSGPDIVHGPRSRQEVALTFHGAGDPAIARRLLQVLKTHQAHVTVFAVGQWLQAEPHMAAEVLAGGHELGNHTWSHQQMKQLTPEQARTEAVRGAEALRAATGTAGWWFRPSGTLHSTATIRAAAQAAGYHRCVSYDVDPEDFRDPGAALVRSRTLAAVQPGSIVSLHFGHQGTLTALPAILDGLKAKGLEPVTLSRLLRDGA; via the coding sequence GTGACTGACGACGAGCAGCCGAGCCAGACCCCGACCGGCCCGGGCCGCCGCACCGCCCTGGTGTCCTTCGCGGCGGTGCTGGGGGCCGCAGCCTGCGCCCCGGCGCGCCAGGACCGCTCGGCCGGACCGACGGCCTCGGCGTCCCCGTCGACCTCGACGGCGCGGCCGGCCGGCCCGTCCCCGACGGCCTCGACCAGTGCGACGAGTGGCCCGGCTCCGCAACCGGCCATTGCCCGCACCAGCGGACCCGACATCGTCCACGGACCGCGCAGCCGGCAGGAGGTCGCGCTGACCTTCCACGGCGCCGGCGACCCGGCCATCGCGCGCCGGCTGCTGCAGGTGCTCAAGACCCACCAGGCCCACGTCACCGTCTTCGCCGTCGGACAGTGGCTGCAGGCCGAGCCGCACATGGCCGCCGAGGTCCTGGCCGGCGGCCACGAGCTCGGCAACCACACCTGGAGCCACCAGCAGATGAAGCAGCTGACGCCGGAGCAGGCCCGCACCGAGGCGGTGCGGGGTGCAGAGGCGCTGCGCGCGGCCACGGGCACGGCCGGCTGGTGGTTCCGTCCCTCCGGCACGCTGCACAGCACGGCGACGATCCGGGCGGCAGCCCAGGCAGCGGGATACCACCGGTGCGTCTCCTACGACGTCGACCCGGAGGACTTCCGCGACCCTGGCGCCGCGCTCGTGCGCTCGCGCACGCTCGCGGCGGTGCAGCCCGGCTCGATCGTCAGCCTGCACTTCGGCCACCAGGGCACGCTCACCGCGCTGCCGGCGATCCTCGACGGGCTCAAGGCCAAGGGGCTCGAACCGGTCACGTTGTCCCGTCTGCTCCGCGACGGCGCCTGA
- a CDS encoding YncE family protein: MLTPHRPGHRTAAALAVSVAVLLSGCAGTGGGSSAATTRATSAPSSASATPSATPSSSTSSVADAVYAHTGAGALTGAAASAKPLVYVPNTVSNTVQVIDPSTYKVIGRFPTGREPQHVVPSWDLKTLWVNDDLGNDLIPIDPRTGQAGRPVPVEDPYNLYFTPDGKYALVMAERLRRIDVRDPHTMKLIRSLPVPCYGVNHADYSADLSYFVASCEFSGKLLVIDKDATRLRQVIDLNAVKTPGATSPEHAHSMGGPKSNLRPGASAMPQDVRLTPDGTRFLAADMLRNGVWVIDARTLKIQRFIPLQTGTHGIYPSRDATRLYVSNRDAGSVSVLDAATLKIVATWTIPGGGSPDMGGVSADGTKLWLSGRYHGVVYVFDTRTGKVLRRIPVDAGPHGLAVWPQPGRFSLGHTGNMR; the protein is encoded by the coding sequence GTGCTGACCCCGCACCGCCCCGGCCACCGCACCGCGGCCGCGCTCGCCGTCTCCGTTGCCGTGCTCCTTTCGGGCTGCGCCGGCACCGGTGGGGGCTCCAGCGCAGCCACGACCCGGGCGACGTCCGCCCCGTCGAGCGCCAGCGCGACGCCCTCGGCGACCCCGTCCTCGTCGACGTCGTCGGTCGCCGACGCGGTCTACGCGCACACCGGGGCCGGCGCCCTGACCGGTGCGGCGGCGAGCGCGAAGCCGCTGGTCTACGTGCCGAACACCGTGTCCAACACGGTGCAGGTCATCGACCCCTCGACCTACAAGGTCATCGGGCGCTTCCCGACCGGGCGCGAGCCGCAGCACGTCGTGCCCAGCTGGGACCTGAAGACCTTGTGGGTCAACGACGACCTGGGCAACGACCTCATCCCGATCGACCCGCGCACCGGTCAGGCCGGCCGCCCGGTCCCCGTCGAGGACCCGTACAACCTCTACTTCACCCCCGACGGCAAGTACGCCCTCGTCATGGCCGAGCGGCTGCGCCGCATCGACGTGCGCGACCCGCACACGATGAAGCTCATCCGGTCGCTCCCGGTGCCCTGCTACGGCGTCAACCACGCCGACTACTCCGCCGACCTGTCCTACTTCGTCGCGAGCTGTGAGTTCAGCGGCAAGCTCCTCGTCATCGACAAGGACGCCACCAGGCTGCGCCAGGTCATCGACCTCAACGCGGTGAAGACGCCCGGTGCCACCTCGCCGGAGCACGCGCACAGCATGGGCGGCCCGAAGAGCAACCTGCGACCGGGCGCCTCGGCGATGCCGCAGGACGTGCGGCTGACCCCCGACGGCACCCGGTTCCTCGCCGCCGACATGCTCCGCAACGGCGTGTGGGTCATCGACGCCAGGACGCTGAAGATCCAGCGCTTCATCCCGCTCCAGACGGGCACGCACGGCATCTACCCCTCGCGCGACGCCACCCGGCTCTACGTCAGCAACCGCGATGCCGGCTCGGTCTCGGTGCTCGACGCCGCGACGCTCAAGATCGTCGCCACGTGGACCATCCCCGGCGGCGGGTCCCCGGACATGGGCGGGGTCAGCGCCGACGGCACCAAGCTGTGGCTGTCCGGGCGCTACCACGGCGTGGTCTACGTGTTCGACACCCGCACCGGCAAGGTCCTGCGCCGGATCCCGGTCGACGCCGGCCCGCACGGCCTGGCCGTCTGGCCCCAGCCGGGGCGCTTCTCCCTGGGCCACACCGGCAACATGCGCTGA
- a CDS encoding alpha/beta hydrolase gives MKRLTIVVTAAVAAGTLAATPVGLAAASPGTRTTTAAAATSVAWGSCSDPTLQQAHAQCGTVTVPMDYANPGGATVKLAISRVLHTVPDSQYQGVMLVNPGGPGGSGLIYSILGGFVPGDAGKAYDWIGFDPRGVGSSQPALSCDPNYTAGPRPPYDPVHGSVNAWLAKAAAYAQACGRAGGALLEHLTTVDSARDMDSIRTALGASKLNFYGFSYGTYLGQVYATLYPDKVRRFVLDSNVDPRGVWYQDNLDQDYAFEVVLTKFFGWIAKYDSTYHLGTTEHAVEQQWYDAKDKLEAAPAGGVVGAAEWTDIFTGAGYVQFLWPDLASLFSNWVHTPDSKSLVDAYNGSASVGDDNGYAMYLGVQCVDAPWPQKWSTWKRDNTRVAKDAPFLTWSNAWFNEPCRVWPAAAHDPVHVDGRDAPPILLVDETLDAATPYPGSLEVRRRFPEASLIALPGGTNHAFSLSGNTCLDSKIAAYLADGTLPQRRSGSRADATCAPLPQPVPSSASASTSTGGATRSPMRARLAVLR, from the coding sequence ATGAAGCGACTCACCATCGTGGTCACCGCCGCGGTGGCCGCGGGGACCCTGGCCGCGACGCCGGTCGGGCTGGCGGCGGCGTCGCCGGGGACCCGGACCACCACCGCCGCGGCGGCCACGTCGGTGGCCTGGGGGAGCTGCTCTGACCCGACGCTGCAACAAGCCCATGCGCAGTGCGGCACGGTGACGGTGCCGATGGACTACGCCAACCCCGGCGGCGCGACGGTCAAGCTCGCGATCTCGCGGGTGCTGCACACCGTGCCCGACAGCCAGTACCAGGGCGTCATGCTGGTCAACCCCGGCGGCCCGGGCGGCTCCGGCCTCATCTACTCGATCCTCGGCGGCTTCGTGCCCGGCGACGCGGGCAAGGCCTACGACTGGATCGGCTTCGACCCCCGCGGCGTCGGCTCCAGCCAGCCTGCCCTCTCTTGCGACCCCAACTACACCGCGGGGCCGCGCCCGCCGTACGACCCGGTGCACGGGTCGGTCAATGCCTGGCTGGCCAAGGCCGCGGCCTATGCCCAGGCCTGCGGTCGCGCGGGCGGCGCGCTGCTCGAGCACCTGACCACGGTCGACTCGGCCAGGGACATGGACAGCATCCGCACGGCCCTCGGCGCCAGCAAGCTCAACTTCTACGGCTTCAGCTACGGCACCTACCTCGGGCAGGTCTACGCCACGCTCTACCCCGACAAGGTGCGCCGCTTCGTGCTCGACTCCAACGTCGACCCGCGCGGGGTCTGGTACCAGGACAACCTCGACCAGGACTACGCCTTCGAGGTCGTGCTGACGAAGTTCTTCGGCTGGATCGCGAAGTACGACTCCACCTACCACCTCGGCACCACCGAGCACGCGGTCGAGCAGCAGTGGTACGACGCCAAGGACAAGCTCGAGGCCGCCCCGGCCGGCGGGGTCGTCGGCGCGGCCGAGTGGACCGACATCTTCACCGGCGCCGGCTACGTGCAGTTCCTGTGGCCCGACCTGGCCTCGCTGTTCAGCAACTGGGTGCACACCCCGGACAGCAAGTCCCTGGTCGACGCCTACAACGGCTCGGCCTCCGTGGGCGACGACAACGGCTACGCGATGTACCTCGGCGTGCAGTGCGTCGACGCACCGTGGCCGCAGAAGTGGTCGACCTGGAAGCGCGACAACACCCGGGTGGCGAAGGACGCGCCGTTCCTGACCTGGAGCAACGCCTGGTTCAACGAGCCGTGCCGGGTCTGGCCGGCCGCCGCCCACGACCCGGTGCACGTCGATGGGCGTGACGCGCCGCCGATCCTGCTCGTCGACGAGACGCTCGACGCGGCAACGCCGTACCCGGGCAGCCTCGAGGTGCGCCGACGCTTCCCGGAGGCGTCGCTGATCGCCCTGCCCGGCGGGACCAACCACGCCTTCTCGCTGTCGGGCAACACCTGCCTGGACAGCAAGATCGCGGCCTACCTGGCCGACGGGACGCTGCCGCAGCGCAGGTCCGGCTCGCGGGCCGACGCCACCTGCGCCCCGCTGCCCCAGCCGGTCCCGTCGTCGGCCTCGGCGTCGACCTCGACCGGCGGCGCGACCCGGTCCCCGATGCGGGCTCGGCTCGCCGTCCTGCGCTGA
- a CDS encoding ABC transporter ATP-binding protein, whose protein sequence is MSTTTSTTSAAPAVKGVGVRLTELRRFYGSIHALDGLTLEIAPGELVALLGPSGCGKTTALRVLAGLEDADSGRVEVGGRDLTRVPTNKRDMGMVFQAYSLFPHMTARQNVEFGLQMRGRSSAQRRERAAQMLDLVGLSEQADRYAHQMSGGQQQRVALARALAIEPQVLLLDEPLSALDAKVRVQLRDEIRRIQLEVGTTTLFVTHDQEEALAVADRVGVMRAGNLEQLAAPQELYSRPATAFVADFVGLTNRVPATVADGHARVLGASVPLLPGSAGSGPATVLLRPESLTVAADPQGSATVLTSSFLGSWGRVTARTDDGLELMCQVDNDAVARFSPGDRVTLTPRQTPSLAVAD, encoded by the coding sequence ATGTCCACGACCACCTCGACGACCTCCGCCGCACCCGCCGTCAAGGGCGTCGGGGTCCGGCTCACCGAGCTGCGGCGGTTCTACGGCAGCATCCACGCCCTCGACGGGCTCACCCTGGAGATCGCGCCGGGCGAGCTGGTCGCGCTGCTCGGTCCCTCGGGCTGCGGCAAGACCACCGCCCTGCGCGTCCTCGCCGGGCTGGAGGACGCCGACTCCGGCCGGGTCGAGGTCGGCGGGCGGGACCTGACCCGGGTGCCGACCAACAAGCGCGACATGGGCATGGTCTTCCAGGCCTACAGCCTGTTCCCGCACATGACGGCTCGGCAGAACGTCGAGTTCGGCCTGCAGATGCGGGGCCGCTCCTCGGCGCAGCGGCGCGAGCGGGCCGCGCAGATGCTGGACCTGGTCGGGCTCTCCGAGCAGGCCGACCGCTACGCCCACCAGATGTCCGGCGGCCAGCAGCAGCGCGTGGCCCTGGCCCGTGCCCTGGCGATCGAGCCGCAGGTGCTGTTGCTCGACGAGCCCCTGTCCGCCCTCGACGCCAAGGTCCGCGTCCAGCTGCGCGACGAGATCCGCCGCATCCAGCTCGAGGTCGGCACCACCACGCTGTTCGTCACCCACGACCAGGAGGAGGCGCTCGCCGTCGCCGACCGGGTCGGGGTCATGCGGGCCGGCAACCTCGAGCAGCTCGCCGCGCCGCAGGAGCTCTACTCCCGCCCGGCGACGGCGTTCGTCGCGGACTTCGTCGGGCTGACCAACCGGGTGCCGGCGACCGTCGCCGACGGCCACGCGCGGGTGCTCGGCGCCAGCGTGCCGCTGCTGCCCGGCTCGGCCGGGTCGGGCCCCGCCACCGTGCTGCTCCGCCCGGAGAGCCTCACCGTCGCCGCCGACCCGCAGGGCAGCGCGACCGTGCTGACCTCCAGCTTCCTGGGTTCGTGGGGCCGGGTGACCGCGCGCACCGACGACGGGCTGGAGCTCATGTGCCAGGTCGACAACGACGCCGTCGCCCGCTTCTCCCCCGGCGACCGGGTCACGCTCACCCCCCGGCAGACCCCGTCCCTGGCCGTCGCCGACTGA
- a CDS encoding ABC transporter permease codes for MSLQAARRRKQAILRWVVVGLVLTFFALPLFGMLEFTTRGAGGSGRSLDTWAKLVDFGTIDANYPDLKEGLIASAGLAVLTVVIMLVLLVPTMTWVRLRLPGLRRTVEFICLLPLTIPAIVLVVGLTPVYAWVTYLLSEDTIWLCFAYVVLVLPYAYRALDAGLGAIDVKTLSEAGRSLGASWFRIMIRIILPNLRTAVLSASFLAVALVLGEFTIANLYSRVNLQVAIFRLGKSDAQVSVAVALAALAFAFAVLFALSFVGVTRREARSPFTRRGRRRAKES; via the coding sequence ATGAGCCTGCAGGCGGCGCGACGCCGCAAGCAGGCGATCCTCCGCTGGGTCGTCGTGGGGCTGGTGCTCACCTTCTTCGCCCTGCCGCTGTTCGGCATGCTGGAGTTCACCACCCGCGGCGCCGGCGGCTCGGGCCGCAGCCTGGACACCTGGGCCAAGCTGGTCGACTTCGGCACGATCGACGCCAACTACCCCGACCTCAAGGAGGGCCTGATCGCCTCCGCCGGGCTGGCGGTGCTCACCGTGGTGATCATGCTGGTGCTGCTCGTGCCGACCATGACGTGGGTGCGGCTGCGGCTGCCGGGGCTGCGCCGCACGGTGGAGTTCATCTGCCTGCTGCCGCTGACCATCCCGGCCATCGTGCTGGTCGTCGGCCTGACCCCGGTCTACGCGTGGGTGACCTACCTGCTCAGCGAGGACACGATCTGGCTGTGCTTCGCCTACGTCGTGCTGGTGCTGCCCTACGCCTACCGCGCGCTGGACGCCGGGCTCGGGGCCATCGACGTCAAGACCCTCTCGGAGGCCGGGCGCTCGCTCGGGGCGTCGTGGTTCAGGATCATGATCCGCATCATCCTGCCGAACCTGCGCACCGCGGTACTGTCCGCGTCGTTCCTGGCCGTGGCCCTGGTGCTGGGCGAGTTCACCATCGCCAACCTCTACAGCCGGGTGAACCTGCAGGTCGCGATCTTCCGCCTGGGCAAGAGCGACGCCCAGGTCTCGGTCGCGGTGGCCCTGGCCGCCCTGGCGTTCGCCTTCGCCGTGCTGTTCGCCCTGTCCTTCGTGGGCGTCACGCGCCGCGAGGCCCGGTCCCCCTTCACCCGTCGCGGCCGCCGCCGCGCCAAGGAGAGCTGA
- a CDS encoding ABC transporter permease has translation MGVLPFFAYTTIFLLIPTLVVAIGAFLGADNTFTTSNVRALSQPAIVSSLEHSVILSAVTSVVGAVVGGLLAYAVTTAREGGTLRRLVTSLCGVLAQFGGVTLAFAFIATVGLQGFLTLRLQSIGIDLGNSTWLFEWNKGLMLVYTYFQIPLMLIVFLPAVEGLRPQWREAAETLGGSAWDYWRRVGGPILAPSFIGATLLLFTNAFSAYATAAALVSQGSPILPLNIAGTFSSEVILGQENIGKAMALAMVAVVAVVMTLYALLERRTSKWLGR, from the coding sequence ATGGGCGTGCTCCCGTTCTTCGCCTACACCACGATCTTCCTGCTCATCCCCACGCTGGTCGTCGCCATCGGGGCCTTCCTGGGCGCGGACAACACCTTCACCACCAGCAACGTCCGGGCCCTGTCCCAGCCGGCGATCGTCTCCTCGCTGGAGCACTCGGTCATCCTCTCCGCGGTGACGTCGGTCGTCGGCGCGGTGGTCGGCGGGCTCCTCGCGTATGCCGTGACCACCGCCCGCGAGGGCGGGACCCTGCGCCGGCTGGTCACCTCCCTGTGCGGGGTGCTGGCCCAGTTCGGCGGCGTGACCCTGGCCTTCGCCTTCATCGCCACCGTGGGCCTGCAGGGCTTCCTCACCCTGCGGCTGCAGTCGATCGGCATCGACCTGGGCAACAGCACCTGGCTGTTCGAGTGGAACAAGGGCCTGATGCTCGTCTACACGTACTTCCAGATCCCGCTCATGCTCATCGTCTTCCTGCCCGCCGTGGAGGGCCTGCGCCCGCAGTGGCGCGAGGCCGCCGAGACCCTGGGCGGAAGCGCCTGGGACTACTGGCGCCGCGTCGGCGGGCCGATCCTGGCACCGTCCTTCATCGGGGCGACCCTGCTGCTGTTCACCAACGCCTTCAGCGCCTACGCCACCGCTGCCGCGCTGGTCTCGCAGGGCTCGCCGATCCTGCCGCTCAACATCGCCGGCACCTTCAGTTCCGAGGTCATCCTCGGCCAGGAGAACATCGGCAAGGCGATGGCGCTGGCCATGGTCGCGGTGGTCGCGGTGGTCATGACGCTCTACGCGCTGCTCGAGCGGCGCACGTCGAAGTGGCTGGGCCGATGA
- a CDS encoding ABC transporter substrate-binding protein — MKTFARPAGVALVAALAAVGIAACSPPAKSSSSSASGDKAASATSAQALGGMDALVAAAKKEGTLNVIALPPDWANYGEIIKAFTAKYGIKVDSAQPDASSADEITAAKNLSGQSKAPDVFDLSAAVASANTAMFAPYKVTTFGQVPDKLKDANGTWVNDYGGYMSIGYDAGKVPAPASVTDLLKPAYKGKVALNGDPTKAGAAFSGVVMAALGNGGSADDISKGVDFFKQLKNAGNFLPVDPTPATIESGQTPVVIDWDYLNVAQGAKLKGKLDWKTVVPANAVVGGYYVQAINKDAPHPAAARLWQEFLYSDQGQNLWLKGGARPVREDAMTKAGTIDAAAHSALPPTQGTPVFLTPEQETKAKNYLAANWANAVG; from the coding sequence GTGAAGACCTTTGCCCGCCCCGCCGGAGTCGCGTTGGTGGCCGCCCTCGCGGCCGTCGGTATCGCGGCCTGCTCACCGCCCGCGAAGTCCAGCAGCTCCTCCGCCTCCGGCGACAAGGCCGCCTCGGCCACGTCGGCGCAGGCCCTCGGGGGCATGGACGCCCTCGTCGCCGCCGCCAAGAAGGAGGGGACGCTCAACGTCATCGCGCTGCCGCCGGACTGGGCCAACTACGGCGAGATCATCAAGGCGTTCACCGCCAAGTACGGCATCAAGGTCGACAGCGCCCAGCCCGACGCCTCCAGCGCCGACGAGATCACCGCCGCCAAGAACCTCAGCGGCCAGTCCAAGGCTCCCGACGTGTTCGACCTCAGCGCGGCCGTCGCCAGCGCCAACACCGCGATGTTCGCGCCGTACAAGGTGACCACGTTCGGCCAGGTGCCGGACAAGCTCAAGGACGCCAACGGGACCTGGGTCAACGACTACGGCGGCTACATGAGCATCGGCTACGACGCGGGCAAGGTCCCCGCCCCCGCGTCGGTGACCGACCTGCTCAAGCCGGCCTACAAGGGCAAGGTCGCGCTCAACGGTGACCCGACCAAGGCCGGTGCGGCGTTCAGCGGCGTCGTCATGGCCGCCCTCGGCAACGGCGGCAGCGCCGACGACATCAGCAAGGGCGTCGACTTCTTCAAGCAGCTCAAGAACGCCGGCAACTTCCTGCCGGTCGACCCGACGCCGGCGACGATCGAGTCCGGGCAGACGCCGGTCGTCATCGACTGGGACTACCTCAACGTCGCCCAGGGCGCCAAGCTCAAGGGCAAGCTCGACTGGAAGACCGTCGTCCCGGCCAACGCGGTCGTCGGCGGCTACTACGTGCAGGCGATCAACAAGGACGCCCCGCACCCGGCGGCGGCCCGGCTGTGGCAGGAGTTCCTCTACTCCGACCAGGGCCAGAACCTCTGGCTCAAGGGTGGCGCCCGTCCGGTCCGTGAGGACGCCATGACCAAGGCCGGCACCATCGACGCCGCCGCCCACTCCGCACTGCCCCCGACGCAGGGCACCCCGGTGTTCCTGACCCCGGAGCAGGAGACGAAGGCCAAGAACTACCTGGCCGCCAACTGGGCCAACGCCGTTGGCTGA